A stretch of Ipomoea triloba cultivar NCNSP0323 chromosome 11, ASM357664v1 DNA encodes these proteins:
- the LOC115995797 gene encoding titin homolog: protein MAAGDFVFTADEMAVDDNLGYPKAFAMLCKDRSFSPYSRAPPFTFIPYALPPQEVLRSKELDEMFPIIDPNAKPTAKAKIFVSLLWKQLNHLGNAGFDPEMFRVDPYGNVVYYHADSASPLAWHIDHWFPCSRGGLTVPSNLRILQWQVCKKKHNQLEFLIPWWDLQVGLSINQFLSIFASTNSDFRHRGFSWLFPEGENEELNESQTVDSHVFPQHYMESKKKIGLAPAAVVLSRRESYDSALKSLDINRRPRSSTPIIATSKKLKENEAPDMVSNPYQAIVIARNSLKQREEAAKMQGEIQKLDDEVSELKQKAEEEKASIQDLELILIKKRRRAEKCRKLSEAQSSHRAMLEKMIRDAMHQSVVYKEQVRLNLAASNALMARLEAQRAICDSAEKELYRKYKQRDELEQEVKPECEQRRKRSRMDILVEDNDDLQEKDGKMVLYLPDRDSSSSDQIHKQLRVFLEEEQKASEAELSAIEEEQEQEPIPEQLEKHGTNAVDVENENQGEKKLLEGTSVNLEFPGFHEPEIEEDEESRKQRGKGNVEKWLHMLLESTDGTADVEKLDLNYPPESNDAEEEEAVKAKENEKSNSNEENEEKQEETATAVKAKNTPSRNPPPYRLQPRKSMDATCKAVRHSGSSFDTSERPEGVTERKLTRSESARGFRRIPSSPSLIFSGMKKRVDCMGKKPLVTGDYDDTEDEEGVAAKKSFIKSSFKTIVKAMKI from the exons ATGGCGGCCGGAGATTTCGTTTTCACGGCGGATGAGATGGCGGTCGACGACAACCTCGGCTACCCGAAAGCGTTTGCTATGCTGTGTAAAGACAGAAGCTTTAGCCCTTACAGCCGCGCCCCTCCTTTCACTTTCATTCCTTACGCCCTGCCTCCCCAAGAG GTTTTGAGATCGAAGGAATTGGATGAGATGTTTCCCATCATTGATCCGAATGCTAAACCCACAGCAAAGGCTAAGATTTTTGTCAGTCTCCTGTGGAAGCAACTCAACCACCTTGG GAATGCAGGCTTTGATCCTGAAATGTTTCGGGTAGATCCATATGGAAATGTTGTGTACTATCATGCTGATTCAGCTTCACCCCTGGCATGGCATATTGATCATTGGTTTCCTTGCTCAA GAGGGGGTTTAACTGTTCCAAGTAATCTAAGAATTTTACAGTGGCAAGTTTGCAAGAAAAAGCATAACCAGCTAGAATTTCTCATACCTTGGTGGGATCTTCAAGTTGGCTTATCCATAAACCAGTTTTTATCCATCTTTGCCTCGACGAATTCGGATTTCAG GCACAGGGGATTTTCATGGCTGTTTCCAGAAGGGGAAAATGAAGAGTTGAATGAATCTCAGACAGTAGATTCCCATGTTTTCCCTCAACATTACATGGAATCGAAAAAGAAGATAGGCCTTGCTCCAGCTGCTGTTGTTCTCAGCAGGAGGGAATCTTATGATTCAGCTCTCAAGTCTTTGGACATCAACAGAAGGCCAAGATCAAGCACCCCAATAATAG CAACTTCCAAGAAACTGAAAGAAAATGAAGCTCCTGACATGGTAAGCAATCCATACCAGGCCATTGTGATTGCCCGAAACTCTTTGAAACAGCGCGAAGAAGCAGCAAAGATGCAGGGAGAAATACAGAAATTAGACGATGAAGTGAGCGAGTTGAAGCAGAAAGCCGAGGAGGAGAAAGCGAGCATCCAAGATTTGGAGTTGATTCTGATCAAGAAAAGGCGGCGTGCAGAGAAGTGTCGCAAGCTATCCGAGGCACAGTCCTCGCATAGAGCAATGCTGGAGAAGATGATTCGAGACGCCATGCATCA GAGTGTTGTGTATAAAGAACAAGTGAGATTGAATCTGGCTGCAAGTAATGCACTTATGGCAAGGCTTGAAGCTCAAAGAGCAATCTGTGATTCTGCAGAGAAAGAATTGTACCGGAAATATAAGCAGAGAGACGAGCTAGAACAAGAAGTTAAACCGGAATGTGAGCAGAGAAGAAAAAGATCAAGAATGGATATCCTAGTTGAAGATAATGATGATTTGCAAGAAAAAGATGGAAAGATGGTGTTATATTTACCCGACAGAGACTCAAGCTCGAGCGATCAAATTCATAAGCAATTGAGAGTCTTCTTGGAGGAAGAACAGAAAGCATCAGAAGCAGAACTATCAGCAATCGAAGAAGAGCAAGAGCAAGAACCTATCCCGGAACAACTTGAGAAACACGGAACAAATGCAGTGGATGTCGAGAATGAAAACCAGGGCGAGAAAAAACTTCTGGAGGGGACATCTGTCAACCTCGAGTTCCCAGGTTTCCATGAACCGGAAATAGAGGAGGATGAAGAGAGTAGAAAGCAACGTGGGAAAGGAAACGTTGAAAAATGGCTTCATATGCTGTTGGAAAGCACGGATGGAACTGCTGATGTTGAGAAGCTCGATCTTAATTACCCTCCAGAATCGAATgatgcagaagaagaagaagctgtgAAAGCCAAAGAGAACGAAAAAAGCAATTCAAATGAAGAAAACGAAGAAAAACAGGAAGAAACAGCTACGGCGGTAAAAGCCAAGAACACTCCCTCCCGGAACCCTCCTCCATACAGACTGCAGCCCAGAAAAAGCATGGATGCCACCTGCAAAGCAGTTAGACATTCTGGTAGTAGCTTTGACACAAGTGAAAGACCGGAGGGCGTTACGGAAAGAAAACTGACCAGGTCAGAAAGTGCAAGGGGATTTAGGCGCATTCCATCTTCTCCATCTCTGATCTTCAGTGGCATGAAGAAGAGAGTCGATTGCATGGGGAAGAAGCCATTGGTGACCGGAGACTATGACGATACAGAAGATGAAGAGGGAGTAGCAGCCAAGAAAAGCTTCATCAAATCATCCTTCAAAACAATTGTCAAAGCAATGAAGATATAA
- the LOC115996808 gene encoding caffeoylshikimate esterase-like, with the protein MQSEATQPPPNFWGDMPEEEYYASQGVRHTHSYFDTPNGTIFTQSFRPLDETQPVKATVFMTHGYGTDSGWLFQRICISIATWGYHVFTADLLGHGRSEGIRGYIGDMEKVAATSLCFFKSVRYSEEYKDLPAFLFGESMGGLITTLMYLQSEPGTWTGLILSSPLLVIPENRKPSKALLFMYGLLFGQADTWAAMPNQEAVGNSIRDLDKLKIMARNPRKYVGKPRVGTMREIANKTEYVQKNFDKITVPFLVAHGTADGVASPAGAEMLYEKARSEDKTLKLYEGLYHSLIQGEPNEDANRVLADVKAWLDERAAKYGPKHDA; encoded by the coding sequence ATGCAATCGGAAGCCACCCAACCGCCCCCAAACTTCTGGGGCGACATGCCGGAGGAGGAGTACTACGCCTCCCAAGGTGTGCGCCACACCCACTCCTATTTCGACACTCCTAACGGAACCATCTTCACGCAGTCATTTCGTCCCCTGGACGAGACCCAACCAGTGAAAGCCACTGTTTTCATGACCCACGGCTACGGCACCGACTCCGGCTGGCTTTTCCAGAGGATATGCATAAGTATTGCAACGTGGGGGTACCACGTCTTCACCGCCGACCTCCTCGGCCACGGCCGTTCTGAAGGCATCCGCGGCTACATCGGGGACATGGAAAAAGTGGCAGCCACGTCCCTCTGCTTCTTCAAGAGCGTGAGGTATAGTGAAGAGTATAAGGACTTGCCGGCCTTCTTGTTCGGGGAGTCCATGGGCGGGCTGATCACCACGCTCATGTATCTCCAGTCGGAACCCGGAACCTGGACCGGCCTCATCTTATCGTCTCCACTTCTCGTCATCCCTGAGAACAGGAAGCCCTCCAAGGCGCTCCTGTTCATGTACGGCCTGCTCTTCGGGCAGGCCGATACATGGGCAGCGATGCCAAACCAGGAAGCTGTGGGGAACTCCATTAGAGACCTTGACAAGCTAAAGATCATGGCCAGAAATCCAAGGAAATACGTAGGAAAGCCGAGGGTCGGAACCATGAGGGAAATAGCCAATAAAACCGAGTATGTTCAGAAAAATTTCGACAAGATCACTGTACCGTTTCTGGTAGCACACGGAACAGCCGATGGGGTCGCATCTCCTGCCGGAGCAGAAATGCTGTACGAGAAGGCAAGGAGTGAGGACAAGACCCTGAAGCTGTACGAGGGACTGTATCACTCCTTGATCCAAGGCGAGCCCAATGAGGATGCCAATCGAGTTTTGGCTGATGTCAAGGCATGGCTTGATGAAAGAGCTGCCAAATATGGACCAAAACATGATGCATAA
- the LOC115996398 gene encoding uncharacterized protein LOC115996398: MAEISEFKYAYFISGAEIIRIKIPMTSNSFKPEAELVFSNPSQPLPLEMGLFSHNHIVYMVGGYHGRRAVGVDSPKVVEADGLQYFDRVYMFDPTKFDEIPLENIKSLQNLNLNCERMVYPSVIRAEDRIYLLSLRDFFCDHLDMIGPAFDFQYFDPNKNLVKTLPPPPVLRDYKMDLVRLGADCHFFLRGYIYVFITDAETCFQTFKFNTINSEWEDCKSMVDKFKEKNIPFPFLHVGDMGISNELADNTWILVALNGDALPIAYNVHLSDKGDIDPISHRVLAELYTSDVDMYGLENDWKQLADMGGGRFCVMCCALDEVFLIYGFKIDFELEHTIQRDKTKESSSSIIFKMEFNHNYPIPLKRSLTGFCIASAPPPLASPDNEDQDKNDRKSKRKRGSRLFVYLFPALLLLLLRRR; the protein is encoded by the exons ATGGCGGAAATCTCAGAATTCAAATATGCTTATTTCATTTCCGGAGCAGAAATAATTCGGATTAAAATCCCTATGACATCTAATAGTTTTAAACCCGAAGCCGAGCTTGTGTTCTCTAATCCATCTCAACCTCTTCCATTAGAAATGGGACTCTTTAGCCACAATCACATTGTATATATGGTTGGGGGCTACCATGGCCGTAGGGCTGTGGGCGTGGACAGCCCTAAGGTTGTGGAGGCGGATGGACTTCAATATTTCGATCGTGTTTATATGTTTGATCCAACCAAGTTCGACGAAATTCCGCTTGAAAACATTAAATCACTTCAGAACTTAAACTTAAACTGTGAACGCATGGTGTATCCTAGCGTCATTCGAGCTGAGGATCGGATTTACCTGTTGTCACTGCGTGATTTTTTTTGTGATCATTTGGACATGATCGGACCTGCCTTCGATTTTCAATACTTTGATCCAAACAAGAATTTGGTTAAAACCCTGCCACCCCCACCCGTCCTACGTGATTATAAAATGGACCTTGTTCGTCTTGGCGCAGATTGTCATTTTTTCCTTAgaggttatatatatgtgtttattaCAGACGCCGAGACTTGTTTTCAAACATTTAAGTTCAACACAATAAATTCAGAATGGGAGGATTGCAAGTCCATGGTGGACaaatttaaagagaaaaatattcctTTTCCCTTCTTACATGTTGGCGATATGGGGATTTCGAATGAATTGGCTGATAACACTTGGATTCTAGTCGCCCTTAATGGTGATGCTCTGCCCATTGCATATAATGTTCACCTTAGTGACAAGGGTGATATTGATCCTATATCTCATAGGGTTCTAGCTGAACTTTATACTTCGGATGTTGATATGTATGGCTTAGAAAATGATTGGAAACAATTAGCTGATATGGGAGGTGGAAGGTTTTGTGTGATGTGCTGTGCTTTAGATGAAGTTTTTTTGATATACGgcttcaaaattgattttgaactTGAACACACCATTCAAAGGGATAAAACTAAAGAGAGTTCGTCatctattattttcaaaatggaatTCAATCATAATTACCCCATCCCTTTGAAGCGTTCACTTACCGGTTTCTGTATAGC CTCTGCTCCGCCTCCTCTTGCATCTCCCGACAATGAAGACCAAGACAAGAATGATAGGAAGAGTAAGAGAAAAAGGGGGAGTAgattgtttgtatatttatttccagctctgctcctcctcctcctccggcGTCGCTAA
- the LOC115995798 gene encoding plastidic ATP/ADP-transporter-like, whose translation MDAILQSRGLLSLPSKPKIRAFCGPVPQGGLRHRFNGPNGLKAKPFDGLSISAGGLQKFQAFVAKPSLVAQRGRCFPVCRAEAAAAASADGQPLLGGEKASESPKFMGVEVDTLKKIIPLGLMFFCILFNYTILRDTKDVLVVTAKGSSAEIIPFLKTWVNLPMAIGFMLLYTKLANVLSKQALFYTVILPFIAFFGAFGFVLYPLSNYFHPTALADKLLNVLGPRFLGPIAILRIWSFCLFYVMAELWGSVVVSVLFWGFANQITTVDEAKKFYPLFGLGANVALIFSGRTVKYFSNLRKSLGPGVDGWAISLRGMMTIVVLMGLAICSIYWWVNHNVSLPTRSQKKKEKPNMGTMESLKFLASSKYIRNLATLVVAYGISINLVEVTWKSKLKAQFPSPNEYSSFMGDFSTATGIATFSMMLVSQWIFDKYGWGVAAKITPSVLLLTGVGFFSLILFGAPLTPTLAKFGMTPLLAAVYVGAMQNIFSKSAKYSLFDPCKEMAYIPLDEDTKVKGKAAIDVVCNPLGKSGGALIQQFMILTFGSLANSTPYLGGVLLVIVLAWLSAAKSLDVQFTALRREEELEKEMERAAALKIPVVSEGGNGSASSVNPVEGGSTSASAEPYPRRNV comes from the exons ATGGATGCCATATTACAATCTAGAGGGCTTCTTTCTCTGCCTTCGAAGCCCAAAATCAGAGCTTTCTGTGGCCCAGTGCCACAGGGGGGATTAAGGCATAGATTTAATGGTCCGAATGGTTTGAAGGCGAAACCGTTTGATGGGTTGTCTATTTCTGCCGGTGGGTTGCAGAAATTTCAAGCTTTTGTTGCGAAGCCTTCGTTGGTTGCTCAGAGGGGGAGATGTTTCCCTGTCTGTAGGGccgaggcggcggcggcggcgtcgGCCGATGGGCAGCCGTTGTTGGGGGGAGAAAAGGCGTCGGAGTCGCCTAAATTTATGGGCGTCGAAGTTGACACCCTAAAGAAAATCATTCCCCTTGGGCTGATGTTCTTTTGTATCCTGTTCAATTATACAATCCTGAGGGACACCAAGGATGTGTTGGTGGTCACGGCCAAAGGGTCGAGCGCCGAGATTATTCCTTTCTTGAAAACTTGGGTGAATTTGCCCATGGCTATAGGGTTCATGCTATTGTACACAAAATTGGCTAATGTGTTGTCCAAGCAGGCTCTTTTCTATACTGTTATTCTGCCCTTCATCGCTTTCTTTGGGGCTTTTGGGTTCGTTTTGTACCCCCTCAGCAATTATTTCCACCCCACAGCTCTTGCTGATAAGCTTCTAAACGTCCTGGGTCCGAGGTTCCTTGGGCCAATTGCAATTTTGAGGATCTGGAGTTTCTGCTTGTTCTATGTCATGGCTGAGCTTTGGGGAAGTGTGGTGGTTTCTGTCCTGTTTTGGGGGTTTGCTAATCAG ATAACCACAGTTGATGAGGCTAAAAAGTTCTATCCTTTGTTTGGACTTGGTGCCAATGTTGCTCTTATTTTCTCTGGCCGTACAGTGAAGTACTTCTCTAATTTGAGAAAAAGTTTGGGTCCTGGAGTTGATGGTTGGGCCATATCCCTGAGAGGAATGATGACTATTGTGGTTCTGATGGGGCTTGCTATCTGCTCTATTTATTGGTGGGTGAATCATAATGTTTCTCTCCCTACACGTAGTCAAAAGAAGAAG GAGAAGCCTAATATGGGAACAATGGAGAGCTTGAAGTTCTTGGCGTCttcaaaatatattaggaatctGGCGACATTGGTGGTAGCATATGGCATAAGCATCAACCTTGTTGAGGTTACATGGAAATCGAAGCTCAAAGCTCAG TTCCCAAGCCCAAATGAGTATTCATCTTTCATGGGCGATTTCTCAACTGCTACCGGAATTGCAACTTTTTCAATGATGTTGGTAAGCCAATGGATCTTTGACAAGTACGGTTGGGGAGTAGCAGCAAAGATAACACCATCCGTCTTGCTCCTTACGGGAGTTGGCTTCTTTTCCCTGATTTTGTTTGGTGCCCCCCTCACACCTACTCTTGCAAAGTTCGGGATGACTCCTCTTCTAGCGGCTGTTTATGTGGGCGCGATGCAGAACATTTTCAGTAAGAGTGCAAAATACAGCTTATTTGATCCATGCAAGGAAATGGCATACATTCCCTTGGATGAGGACACCAAG GTGAAAGGCAAAGCCGCGATTGATGTGGTTTGCAATCCATTGGGGAAGTCTGGTGGAGCTTTGATACAGCAATTCATGATATTAACATTTGGTTCGCTTGCCAACTCAACTCCTTACCTCGGAGGCGTTCTCCTGGTGATCGTTCTCGCATGGTTGTCAGCGGCTAAGTCTTTGGATGTGCAGTTCACTGCATTGCGGCGAGAGGAAGAGCTCGAGAAGGAGATGGAGAGGGCCGCAGCCCTGAAAATCCCCGTTGTGTCTGAAGGTGGAAATGGTTCAGCGTCATCAGTGAACCCCGTTGAAGGCGGCTCCACCAGCGCTTCTGCTGAACCCTACCCCCGCCGGAATGTGTGA
- the LOC115996809 gene encoding V-type proton ATPase subunit c''1 yields MGGDSSSWSRALTQISPYTFSAIGIAISIGVSVLGAAWGIYITGSSLIGAAIKAPRITSKNLISVIFCEAVAIYGVIVAIILQTKLESVPSSQMHAYESLTAGYAIFASGIIVGFANLVCGLCVGVIGSSCALSDAQNSTLFVKILVIEIFGSALGLFGVIVGIIMSAQASWPSKA; encoded by the exons ATGGGTGGCGATTCGAGCTCATGGTCGCGAGCGCTGACGCAGATCTCTCCCTACACCTTCTCCGCCATCGGAATTGCCATCTCAATCGGCGTTTCAGTTCTCGGTGCTGCCTG GGGGATCTATATAACAGGAAGTAGTTTGATTGGCGCTGCGATCAAAGCCCCTCGCATTACCTCCAAAAATCTCATCAG TGTAATTTTTTGCGAGGCAGTTGCTATTTATGGTGTCATTGTGGCTATCATTCTCCAAACGAAGCTTGAGAGTGTTCCTTCCTCCCAGATGCATGCATACGAGTCCCTCACAGCTGGCTATGCAATTTTTGCCTCAGGGATAATTGTTGGCTTTGCCAATCTTGTATGCGG GCTGTGCGTTGGAGTGATTGGTAGCAGCTGTGCTTTATCTGATGCACAAAACTCCACACTTTTTGTTAAGATTCTGGTGATTGAGATTTTTGGTAGCGCGCTGGGGCTGTTTGGTGTCATTGTGGGAATAATCATGTCAGCTCAAGCATCATGGCCATCCAAGGCATAG
- the LOC115995626 gene encoding pentatricopeptide repeat-containing protein At5g66631 has product MRTVNKFSFARGLVCDCGGYMFLGRFYKISGSLSHLTLQLRHFSGTKDVNKVALYLERARLIDSIRLSLRSDSAECLSSLLRSPALDSFVVTNALRSAPSPDSALFFIESLKAIPHFSHTTNTLYALAKILAKSGQTGKLRALINGINTGKFTNVARVSYMDRMHWYAAAGDLDEVYNVWDEWRGTLQKHPCTESYNIVIDLCAKKGKDSDAVRVFDRMINDGALPNSRTYTVIIDHLVKSGKFDSATEVFRILPQMRIKRTLKQYSIMVGAFISIDQLDAVKDLFDEMRADGILPGRAMQWSLQRMQEAGYDESVDELIREMLPDRRIKSIAYSMDANEDDEEEEEEENADCVSEDAGDQLQLKPWLDPAALTSALQHWEPEEVSALEDAKFVWTTRLVCKMIRNFNSAETAWQFFCWVAYQPGFTHDCYTMSRMITKLARHGCVHLVDKLLSKMEREGFRLSFSTLRLIIDFYGISGNGDAALKVFHNVKTICGPISKSSQLILYSSLLRTLAKCKRNSDVITVLEEMILLGISPDRQTYSGLMHHFALQGDIKTVQRLFGMVRQGGLEPDAFMFKVLIHAYCKCERASLALRIFEDMWSCGQLPDVTTKDLLVKSLWKEGKLREAAAVEERSEELNNALPLALPGHIFTMNSSDLRRVYEIYSNSFATMNTLDIYMDQV; this is encoded by the coding sequence ATGAGGACGGTCAACAAGTTTAGCTTTGCTCGGGGTTTGGTTTGCGATTGTGGCGGCTACATGTTTCTTGGAAGATTCTATAAGATAAGTGGCTCATTGAGCCATTTAACTTTGCAACTTCGTCATTTTTCAGGAACCAAAGATGTGAACAAGGTGGCCTTGTACCTAGAGAGGGCGAGGCTCATTGATTCTATAAGGCTCAGTCTTCGGTCAGATTCTGCAGAGTGTCTTTCCTCCCTCCTTAGAAGCCCTGCTTTGGACTCTTTTGTAGTCACGAATGCTCTTCGTTCAGCGCCTTCTCCTGATTCTGCACTGTTTTTTATTGAATCTCTAAAAGCAATTCCGCATTTTTCGCACACTACAAACACCCTTTATGCATTGGCTAAGATTCTTGCCAAATCAGGGCAGACGGGTAAGCTCAGAGCTCTGATCAATGGTATTAACACGGGCAAGTTCACCAATGTTGCACGTGTAAGTTATATGGACCGTATGCACTGGTATGCTGCTGCTGGAGACCTTGATGAGGTTTATAATGTATGGGATGAATGGAGGGGAACCTTGCAGAAGCATCCGTGTACAGAATCTTACAACATTGTGATTGACCTCTGTGCTAAAAAGGGGAAGGACTCTGATGCCGTGAGGGTTTTTGATAGGATGATAAATGATGGGGCGCTTCCGAATTCTAGGACATATACTGTTATAATTGATCATCTTGTAAAATCTGGGAAATTTGATTCAGCCACAGAAGTTTTCCGGATCTTGCCGCAGATGAGGATAAAGCGCACATTGAAGCAGTATTCTATCATGGTGGGAGCATTCATTAGCATTGATCAATTAGATGCTGTCAAAGATTTGTTTGATGAAATGAGGGCTGATGGAATATTGCCTGGTCGAGCTATGCAATGGTCATTGCAGCGAATGCAGGAGGCAGGTTATGATGAAAGTGTTGATGAATTGATCAGAGAAATGCTTCCAGATAGGAGGATTAAGAGTATTGCATATTCCATGGATGCTAATGAGgatgatgaggaggaggaggaggaagaaaatgCTGACTGTGTTTCTGAAGATGCTGGAGATCAACTTCAATTGAAGCCATGGCTGGACCCTGCTGCTTTGACTAGTGCCTTGCAGCATTGGGAACCCGAGGAGGTATCAGCATTGGAGGATGCAAAATTTGTGTGGACAACTCGGTTAGTCTGCAAGATGATCAGGAACTTTAACTCTGCAGAAACAGCATGGCAATTCTTTTGCTGGGTTGCTTATCAACCGGGATTTACTCATGATTGTTACACAATGTCAAGGATGATTACCAAGTTGGCTCGTCATGGCTGTGTCCATTTAGTTGATAAACTTTTGTCTAAGATGGAAAGAGAGGGTTTTAGGTTGTCATTTAGCACCCTTAGATTAATAATTGATTTCTATGGGATTTCCGGTAATGGTGATGCTGCTTTAAAGGTCTTCCACAATGTAAAAACAATATGTGGTCCTATTTCTAAAAGCAGTCAGTTGATTCTGTATTCATCTCTCTTGAGGACATTAGCGAAGTGCAAAAGGAATTCTGATGTCATTACAGTACTTGAGGAAATGATTCTACTCGGGATTTCTCCAGATAGGCAAACATATTCTGGATTGATGCACCATTTTGCCCTTCAAGGGGATATCAAAACAGTGCAGAGACTCTTTGGAATGGTTAGGCAGGGTGGGTTGGAGCCCGATGCTTTTATGTTTAAGGTTCTCATCCATGCTTATTGCAAGTGTGAGAGGGCTTCTCTTGCACTTAGAATTTTCGAGGATATGTGGAGTTGTGGGCAATTGCCTGATGTCACAACCAAAGACTTGCTTGTCAAGAGTCTCTGGAAAGAAGGCAAGCTCAGAGAGGCTGCTGCCGTAGAAGAGCGAAGCGAGGAGCTAAACAATGCTCTTCCACTTGCTTTACCTGGGCATATTTTCACCATGAACTCTTCAGACCTCAGAAGAGTCTATGAGATATACTCTAATAGTTTTGCAACAATGAATACTttggatatatatatggatCAAGTATAA